One stretch of Hevea brasiliensis isolate MT/VB/25A 57/8 chromosome 12, ASM3005281v1, whole genome shotgun sequence DNA includes these proteins:
- the LOC131171239 gene encoding uncharacterized protein LOC131171239 produces MATLNAQEVQSVVRPPFFDEGVDLWDVIENGPFNPTKIVDGVHSAKPKGEWSEQEKIRVALNDKLIPKRIFKKDKGESSKRDPPICFECNKPSHIRTDCPKLKKPFKKFKKKALKAIWDESSDSEDEEIGDQVAQMCFMAIEESSNEVTLNDDAVEFSYDELVNALKVMNDELELSHKKNKLLKKEVVCLKKENETLTKDDKPLGDDMQKSLEDLSLENEKLKNEITELKTFLSKFAKGKDKLDAILDSQRSPSIKYRLGYSKFAQAPPSKTIFFKASSSNEPSPQVPSPKVSNLKGQERKKFCGNETRKTSFHQHSSRQNVCLKSSKLESKWCLYSGCLRHMTRNANLFLSLEKKDGGGQVTFGDNGKGKIVGIGKVGKENSPILDKVLLVDGSKHNLLSVSQLCDKGCRVVFKSKSCFVSRMSDNKMLFIGKRIENIYVIDLHALSNKDAKCFVSISDDSWTWHRRLAHASMDLLVNLNKDELVDRLLKIKF; encoded by the exons ATGGCAACCCTCAATGCACAAGAAGTTCAATCGGTGGTAAGACCTCCTTTCTTTGATG AAGGGGTTGACTTGTGGGATGTTATAGAAAATGGGCCATTCAACCCAACTAAGATTGTAGATGGTGTGCATAGTGCTAAGCCTAAGGGTGAATGGAGTGAGCAAGAGAAAATAAGAGTGGCTTTAAATGATAAG TTAATCCCAAAGAGGATCTTTAAGAAGGACAAGGGTGAAAGCAGCAAGAGGGATCCTCCCATATGCTTTGAATGcaataagccaagtcacattagAACGGATTGTCCCAAATTGAAAAAGCCTTTTAAGAAGTTCAAGAAGAAGGCACTTAAAGCAATATGGGATGAATCAAGTGACTCCGAAGATGAGGAGATTGGTGATCAAGTTGCCCAAATGTGCTTCATGGCAATAGAGGAAAGCTCCAATGAGGTAACTTTAAATGATGATGCtgttgaattttcttatgatgaactaGTTAATGCACTTAAAGTTATGAATGATGAACTTGAGTTGAGTCATAAGAAAAATAAGCTCTTGAAAAAGGAAGTAGTTTGTTTGAAGAAAGAAAATGAGACCTTAACTAAGGATGATAAACCTTTAGGAGATGATATGCAAAAATCCTTAGAGGACCTCtcattagaaaatgagaagttgaaaaatgaaattactGAGTTAAAAACTTTTCTTTCTAAATTTGCTAAAGGTAAGGACAAACTTGATGCAATTTTGGACTCTCAAAGGTCTCCTAGCATCAAGTATAGACTTGGCTATAGTAAATTTGCCCAAGCACCTCCTTCCAAGACCATCTTTTTTAAAGCATCTAGTTCTAATGAGCCTAGTCCCCAAGTGCCTAGTCCAAAGGTGTCCAATCTTAAAGGACAAGAGCGAAAGAAATTTTGTGGTAATGAAACTAGaaagacttcatttcatcaacattcTTCTAGACAAAAT GTGTGTTTGAAATCCTCAAAGCTTGAAAGCAAGTGGTGCTTATATAGTGGATGTTTAAGACACATGACCAGAAATGCCAATCTCttcctttcacttgaaaagaaagatggaGGTGGGCAAGTGACTTTTGGTGATAATGGTAAAGGTAAAATTGTGGGAATAGGTAAGGTTGGTAAGGAAAACTCGCCTATTCTTGACAAAGTGCTTTTGGTTGATGGttcaaaacataatttgcttagtgttagtcaattatgtgataagggTTGCAGAGTTGTTTTTAAGTCTAAATCTTGTTTTGTGTCTAGGATGAGTGATAACAAAATGTTGTTTATTggtaaaagaattgaaaatatttatgttattgatttacatgCTTTGTCTAACAAAGATGCCAAGTGTTTTGTTTCTATTAGTGATGACTCTTGGACTTGGCATAGAAGGCTTGCACATGCTAGTATGGACCTTCTTGTAAACTTGAACAAGGATGAGCTAGTCGATAGGCTACTAAAGATCAAGTTTTAA